The nucleotide window CAGTGCTCCGGTCACCACCGACCGGGTTGCTGTTACCGGCGACTGAAGCCAGTTCGACTGGAGCTGGCCTGGGGGCCGGGCGTGGGGAGACCTCTCCTCCCCCCGGCCCCCAGCCCTTATCCTCTCCCTCGTGATCGACCTTATCGCCCGCAAGACGCCGCCCCCCGGCCTGCGCCCCGCCCTGCGCGCCAGCCTGGAGGCGGCGATGGTGCATTTCGGAGTACAGGAGCGCGAGGTGACGGTCGTGCTGGTAGGCGACCGGACCATCCGCGCGCTGAAAAAGGAGCACTGGGGCGAGGACGCTGCGACCGACGTGCTGAGCTTCCCGACCTGGGAGCCGGGTGACCCGTTCGTGCCGCCGCACCTGGGCGACATCATCGTCAGCCTGGACACGGCGGCGCGGCAGGCGCAGGCGCGCGGCCACAGCCTGACACGCGAGGTCGCGCTGCTCGCCAGCCACGGCCTCGCGCATCTGGTCGGGCACGACCACCCGCACGCCGAGGGCCTGGGCTTCGAGGAAGGTGCGACCGGCGAGGAGTGGGAGATCTTCCACGCCGCCTGGGCCGCCGCCCGAGCCGCCCTGCCCGCCGGGGCCTGACATGCGGCTGGAGGGCGGCTCGGCGCTGAGCCTGCGGCGGTGGTGGCGCTCGGCAGGTTTTGCCCGCGCCGGCATTGCCCACGCCTACCGCACGCAGCCCAACTTCCGGGTCGAGGTGTGGGCGGGGACGCTGGCCTGCGCCGTGGCCCTGGCCCTGCGCGCGCCCTTGGCCCCGGTCGCGCTGGCCTGCGCCCTGGTGCTGGGCCTGGAACTGGTCAACACGGCGCTGGAGGCCGTGGTGGACCTCGCCAGTCCCGAACTGCACCCGCTGGCGAAGGTGGCGAAGGACGCCGCCGCCGGAGCGGTGCTCGTCGCCAGTGGGGGGGCGCTGCTCGTCGCCCTGGCGGTGCTTCTGCCGCCGCTGCTGCGGGTTCTGGGCTTCTAGTCGGAGAGGCCGGCAGCCGGTCGGTGCTCTAGATAGCAGAAAAGGTCGCCGGGCCCGCTGCCCGGCGTACTGCCCACTCAGACCGGCGCGCCCAGCAGCAACAGGCCGTCCAGAAAAGGAAGTTGTTCCGCCTTCAGCGGAAAGCCCTGCGGCGTACCGTCCGGCGTGGGAAGCGCCAGCCCACCCAGGTCGGACGCGGCGAACAGCCGGGCCGTAGGTATACCCTGCCCGGCCCCCACCTGCCGATGACTGGCGACGAAGGCGTAGTCCCCGCCCAAACGAAGGTCCAGATGTGCCCCGGCGCTCCACCAGCCCAGCGTCTCGCCCCTCATCCGCATCTCGCTACGGGGGCGCTGGAGGTGCGAGTTGTGCGCGAAGACGAGGGTGGGGCCGCGCGGGCGCTCGCGGTCGGCCACAGCCGTCAGGTGGTCGGCCATGAGGAGGTCGCGCAGGGCCAGCATCCTCTCCACGCGGGTGGGGGTCGGGGCCAGATCGGCCATAACCGCGTGGTAGCGCAGCAGTCCGGTCGCCGTGCGGGCGTGCAGGCCCGCCTCCCAGAAGCCGGGCCGCGCGGCCAGTTCGGGGGCCTGCCGGCACAGCAGTGTGGCGAGGTCGTCGGCCAGCACCCGCAACTCGCGCGCCTGTGGGGTGCGGCCCAGCGACGCGGCCGGGTTCAGCGCCGCCGCCTCGTCGGTCCAGTGGGCGTCGTCGCCGCACAGGCGCTTGAGGGTCGCCGCGTCTACCGCCACCGCCTGTCCGTGCTCGGTCAGGAAGGCGTGCAGCGCGAGCAGGCTGGTACGCGGGCTGGCCGCCCACATGTTCTCCAGCGGCGGGTCGAAGCCGTAGAAGCACACCTGATCGGCGCGGTCCCGGCCCGCGTTGACCTCGCGCAGCCACGCCACCAGGGCGTGGTTGGCGGTGTAGGCCCCGAAGCCGTGGCTGAAGCCCGACCCTATCACCTCGTCGAGCGTGGCTTCGCCTGCCGTGACGTGAGCGTTCACCCGCAGTCCGGCCACAGCGTCACTCTCGATGGCGATGGACCGGAAGCCATGCTCCTCGACGAGCGCACGCAGGAAGCGGTTGCGCCAGAGCAAAAAGCCCTCGTCCCCGTGGGTCGGCTCGCCCAGGGCCAGCAGTCGGGGACGGACAGGCAGAGTGGTGAACAGGGAGGCGAGGGCAGCTCCCGGCCGGGTCATGTCCCAGCCGGGTTCGGACAGATGCAGAGTCGACATGCCAGCTTCCTTTGCCGCAGAGCCGCCGCAGGCACGGCTGCTCCGGCCCCCTCATCTTTCCTGTGCGGGATGTGAGTCGCCTTACGAGAAAGCCTTTATCCGCCCTTCATCCCGCGGCCGCCCTCAGAACACGACCGTCTTGTTGCCGTAGACCAGGACGCGGTCCTCGACGTGCGCCTTGACCGCGCGGGCGAGCACCTGCCGCTCGACGTCGCGGCCCAGGCGGACCAACGTCTCGGGCGTCTCGCGATGGGTCACGGCCGTCACGTCCTGCGCGATGATCGGCCCGGCGTCGAGTTCCTCGGTGACGTAGTGGCTCGTCGCGCCGATGAGTTTCACGCCCCGGTTGAAGGCCGCGCGGTACGGGTTGGCCCCCACGAAGGCAGGCAGGAACGAGTGGTGGATGTTGATGACCGGCCGCCCGAAGTCGCGCAGGAAGTCGCCCGAGAGGATCTGCATGTAGCGGGCCAGCACGGCGAACTCGGCGCCCGCCTCGCGCAGCAGCCGCACCTGCTCGGCCTCGGCCTCGGCCTTGTTGGCCTTGTTTACCTCGATGACGTGAAAGGGAATGCCGAACATCTCGGCGTCGCGGCGCAGGTCCTCGTGGTTGCTCAGGATCAGGGGAATCTCGACGTTCAGCTCGCCCCGGCGCTTGCGCCACAGCAGGTCCAGAAAGCAGTGGTCGTAGCGGCTGACCAGAATCGCCATGCGCTTGGGCTCGCTGGCGTAGCTCAGGCGCCAGTCCATGCCGAAGGGACCGGCCACGACCGCCGCGAAGGCGCGCTCGAAGGGTTCGCGGGCGAGGTCGAGACCGCCGAGGTGAAACTCCATGCGCATGAAGAAGCTGCCGCCCGAGGGATCGGTGCTGTGCTGGTCACTGTGCAGGATATTGGCGCCGTGGTTGTGCAGGAACTGGGAGACGGCCGCCACAATGCCCTTGCGGTCGGGGCAGGAGATGGTGAGCGTGGCGGTGCCCTGGGGGTCAAGGGGCGCGGAGGGAGAGGGGGAAGCCGGGGCCGTCATCTCCGGCGAGGATACCGCCCGGCACCTGCGGCCCGCGCCCGCGTAGGGGTCTGGCCTGCCTGGACAGGTAGAGAGGCGGATGCTCTAGCCTGCCCCCCATGTCCAAGCTCCTGGCCTACGATCCGGCGAAACACGCCGAGCTGCTGACGCATTACTGCCTGTACGCCGCGCCCGGCGAGAGACTGTTGATCGGGGCGAGCAGCGCCGCGCTGCCCCTCGTGGCCGAGACGCACCGCGCCATGCTGCGCGCGGGCGCCCGCCCTGTGGTGCGCCTGGGCTACCCCAGCCAGGACGACGATCTGGCCGCCCTGGCCAGCGACGAGGTGCTGGACACCACACACATGGCCGACGTCGAAGACATGCGCGCGATGGATGGCACCCTGCGGATTCTGACCCCCGAGGCTCCGGGCTCCGGCACGGACGGCCCCGGCGACGCCGCGCGGCGTGCCCGGCTGGGCGCCTCGCGCGCCGCCCTGGCCGCCGCCCGCGCAGGCAAGAAGTGGAGCCTGACCCTGTATCCCACCCCGCACGCCGCCGAGCAGGCCGGCATGAACGAGGCCGAGTTCGGGGACTTCGTGATGCGCGCGATGTTCCTAGACCGCCCCGATCCGGTGGCCGCCTGGGGCGAGGTGCGCGCCACGCAGGCCCGACTGATCGAGCGCCTGACCCGCGCCGATACGGTGAAGATCGAGGCGGCGGGCACCGACCTGACCCTGCGCGTGGGGGGCCGGACCTGGGCCAACAGCGACGGCAAGCGCAACATGCCCAGCGGCGAGGTCTTCACCGGGCCGCGCGAGGACAGCGCCGAGGGCTACGTCACCTTCGACATTCCGGCGGAGTACGGCGGCGTGCTCGTGCGCGGGGCGCGGCTGGAATTCCGGGCCGGGCAGGTCGTGTCGGCCCGCGCCGACGAGGGCGAGGCCACCCTGCACGCCGCCCTGGCGACCGACCCCGGCGCGCGCTTTCTGGGCGAGCTGGGCATCGGCACCAACTCCGGCATCCAGCGGCCCACCGGCAACATCCTGTTCGACGAGAAGATCGGCGGCACGGTACACCTCGCCGTCGGGCGCAGCTACCCCGAGACGGGCGGTACGAACCAGTCGGCCGTCCACTGGGACCTCATCGCCGACCTGCGCGGCGGCGGCCGGATTCTGCTCGACGGCGAGCTGTGGCAGGAGAACGGCCAGTTCGTGTGACCCTGGTCTGGGGCCCGGCTCTCCAGCCGGTCTTCACGCCGCGCCGGTCCAGCCCACGGTTTCCCTAAAGACTGGCCGCACGACCCATGAAGGCCGCCTTGGCCGGGGGGCCATCTCCCCTCCAGGCGG belongs to Deinococcus sp. Leaf326 and includes:
- the purU gene encoding formyltetrahydrofolate deformylase; the protein is MTAPASPSPSAPLDPQGTATLTISCPDRKGIVAAVSQFLHNHGANILHSDQHSTDPSGGSFFMRMEFHLGGLDLAREPFERAFAAVVAGPFGMDWRLSYASEPKRMAILVSRYDHCFLDLLWRKRRGELNVEIPLILSNHEDLRRDAEMFGIPFHVIEVNKANKAEAEAEQVRLLREAGAEFAVLARYMQILSGDFLRDFGRPVINIHHSFLPAFVGANPYRAAFNRGVKLIGATSHYVTEELDAGPIIAQDVTAVTHRETPETLVRLGRDVERQVLARAVKAHVEDRVLVYGNKTVVF
- the ybeY gene encoding rRNA maturation RNase YbeY codes for the protein MIDLIARKTPPPGLRPALRASLEAAMVHFGVQEREVTVVLVGDRTIRALKKEHWGEDAATDVLSFPTWEPGDPFVPPHLGDIIVSLDTAARQAQARGHSLTREVALLASHGLAHLVGHDHPHAEGLGFEEGATGEEWEIFHAAWAAARAALPAGA
- a CDS encoding diacylglycerol kinase family protein, with translation MRLEGGSALSLRRWWRSAGFARAGIAHAYRTQPNFRVEVWAGTLACAVALALRAPLAPVALACALVLGLELVNTALEAVVDLASPELHPLAKVAKDAAAGAVLVASGGALLVALAVLLPPLLRVLGF
- a CDS encoding erythromycin esterase family protein is translated as MSTLHLSEPGWDMTRPGAALASLFTTLPVRPRLLALGEPTHGDEGFLLWRNRFLRALVEEHGFRSIAIESDAVAGLRVNAHVTAGEATLDEVIGSGFSHGFGAYTANHALVAWLREVNAGRDRADQVCFYGFDPPLENMWAASPRTSLLALHAFLTEHGQAVAVDAATLKRLCGDDAHWTDEAAALNPAASLGRTPQARELRVLADDLATLLCRQAPELAARPGFWEAGLHARTATGLLRYHAVMADLAPTPTRVERMLALRDLLMADHLTAVADRERPRGPTLVFAHNSHLQRPRSEMRMRGETLGWWSAGAHLDLRLGGDYAFVASHRQVGAGQGIPTARLFAASDLGGLALPTPDGTPQGFPLKAEQLPFLDGLLLLGAPV
- a CDS encoding aminopeptidase, yielding MSKLLAYDPAKHAELLTHYCLYAAPGERLLIGASSAALPLVAETHRAMLRAGARPVVRLGYPSQDDDLAALASDEVLDTTHMADVEDMRAMDGTLRILTPEAPGSGTDGPGDAARRARLGASRAALAAARAGKKWSLTLYPTPHAAEQAGMNEAEFGDFVMRAMFLDRPDPVAAWGEVRATQARLIERLTRADTVKIEAAGTDLTLRVGGRTWANSDGKRNMPSGEVFTGPREDSAEGYVTFDIPAEYGGVLVRGARLEFRAGQVVSARADEGEATLHAALATDPGARFLGELGIGTNSGIQRPTGNILFDEKIGGTVHLAVGRSYPETGGTNQSAVHWDLIADLRGGGRILLDGELWQENGQFV